A single genomic interval of Lathyrus oleraceus cultivar Zhongwan6 chromosome 7, CAAS_Psat_ZW6_1.0, whole genome shotgun sequence harbors:
- the LOC127107818 gene encoding non-specific lipid transfer protein GPI-anchored 13: protein MVYKSAKNLSSLFSSLIFLVLMFGLVTSDVNQDKAECTDKLIGLANCLPFVSGQSKTPTIDCCTGVKDVVNKSKRCLCILIKDHDDPNLGFSINVTLALKLPADCKSPTNVTQCIDLLHLSPKSHEAKIFEDFEETLEKNSTTPVPSASNATGKGTNTGVGQVKSGSKEGKVLYGVSLFVLASYFFII from the exons ATGGTTTACAAAAGTGCAAAAAATCTATCATCACTCTTCTCTTCCTTGATTTTCCTAGTCCTTATGTTTGGTCTTGTAACCTCAGATGTGAACCAAGACAAAGCAGAATGCACAGACAAACTCATAGGTTTGGCCAATTGTCTTCCTTTTGTAAGTGGTCAGTCCAAAACACCAACCATAGATTGTTGCACTGGTGTTAAGGATGTTGTTAATAAGAGTAAAAGATGTTTGTGTATTCTTATTAAGGATCATGATGACCCTAACCTTGGTTTTAGTATTAATGTCACACTTGCTCTTAAGTTACCAGCTGATTGTAAGTCACCTACTAATGTAACTCAGTGTATTG ATCTTTTGCATTTGTCACCTAAATCTCATGAGGCTAAGATATTTGAGGACTTTGAGGAAACTCTGGAGAAAAATAGTACTACCCCAGTTCCTTCAG CCAGTAATGCCACTGGAAAAGGAACAAATACAGGAGTAGGTCAAGTCAAGAGTGGTAGCAAAGAGGGAAAGGTGCTTTATGGAGTTTCACTATTTGTTTTAGCCTCCTACTTCTTCATAATTTGA